One window of Mesorhizobium loti R88b genomic DNA carries:
- a CDS encoding glycosyltransferase, translated as MHLLFATSIVPDGALASGYEIANAAIIAALRRAGARVTVIGFTWPGKAAADPENTVVLGAIDVRTESASPLQKLAWVGNAMLSGLTFASVKLRAVSDQAVLAALEQAGPFDGYVLNSVQFAGAFEKLFEDRPSIFVAHNVEHLSARENAAAAGSLFQRLLFRREARLLKIVEERLCRRASFVFTLAEEDRAALGVAADRSAVLPLVTGARAPDRKSPRKIDCDAALIGTWTWQPNRIGLDWFLGKVVPHLRPDFRIRIAGHVPSGVASTHPGVEFVGRVPDARAFVSGAAVIPLISTAGSGVQLKTIETFELGLPSVATSRSLRGIGHRPDNCVVTDDPAGFARALETAAANIRDVDGGAFHRQQVKALDVAIRLGLEKLGAVRHEVFA; from the coding sequence ATGCATCTGCTGTTCGCCACATCGATCGTGCCCGACGGCGCTCTCGCCTCGGGCTATGAGATCGCCAACGCTGCAATCATCGCCGCTTTGCGGCGCGCCGGCGCGCGCGTCACGGTCATTGGCTTTACCTGGCCGGGGAAAGCCGCGGCCGATCCGGAAAACACGGTGGTGCTGGGTGCCATCGACGTGCGCACCGAAAGTGCGTCGCCCCTGCAAAAGCTCGCCTGGGTCGGCAATGCGATGCTGTCGGGCCTCACCTTCGCGTCGGTCAAGCTGCGTGCGGTGTCCGACCAAGCTGTTCTGGCCGCGCTCGAACAGGCCGGTCCGTTCGATGGCTATGTGCTGAATTCCGTGCAGTTTGCCGGCGCCTTCGAAAAGCTCTTCGAAGACCGGCCTTCGATCTTCGTCGCCCATAATGTCGAGCACCTTTCGGCGCGCGAGAATGCCGCTGCCGCCGGTAGCCTCTTCCAGCGCCTGTTGTTCCGCCGCGAGGCAAGATTGCTCAAAATCGTGGAAGAGCGCCTCTGCCGCCGCGCAAGCTTCGTCTTCACGCTGGCCGAGGAGGATCGCGCTGCGCTCGGCGTCGCCGCCGACCGTTCAGCGGTGCTGCCGCTGGTGACCGGTGCCAGGGCGCCAGACCGCAAAAGTCCACGCAAGATCGATTGCGACGCCGCCTTGATCGGCACCTGGACCTGGCAGCCGAACCGCATCGGCCTCGACTGGTTCCTGGGTAAAGTGGTGCCGCATCTGCGGCCGGATTTCCGCATCCGCATTGCAGGCCACGTGCCTTCCGGCGTCGCCTCGACGCATCCGGGTGTCGAATTTGTCGGCCGTGTCCCGGATGCCAGGGCGTTCGTGTCGGGTGCTGCCGTCATCCCGCTGATCAGCACCGCCGGCAGCGGCGTGCAACTGAAGACCATCGAGACCTTTGAACTCGGCCTGCCTTCGGTCGCCACCAGCCGCTCGCTGCGCGGCATCGGCCACCGCCCCGACAATTGCGTCGTAACCGACGATCCGGCCGGCTTCGCCAGGGCGCTGGAGACAGCGGCGGCCAATATCCGGGACGTCGATGGCGGCGCGTTCCATCGCCAGCAGGTCAAGGCGCTCGACGTCGCCATCCGGCTCGGCCTCGAAAAACTCGGCGCAGTCAGGCACGAGGTGTTTGCATGA
- a CDS encoding DUF6492 family protein produces MNKRFVPDAHIEPGLLPKVPTAAVVTASYAPDFERCRLLCETLDRHVSGAAHHYILVEHRDVALFRQLETDRRTIVDERDLLPRWLHAFDDPLSLFRRRVWLSLKTQPLRGWHVQQLRRIAIAAHAREDVLVFCDSDVAFVKAFDCAAFWRDGEARLFRRDGVLAQEGHDEHRIWSSNAGSALGIDPSRTSVHDYISTLIAWRRDTVLAMCGQIEKVHGRDWVEAIGQARRFSECMIYGRYVDDLLDGAGHFHGSEEFCRVHWTGEALSDDEFRHFVAGMAPEQVAIGMQSFIGTDIGRIRRLIGLQSS; encoded by the coding sequence TTGAACAAGCGGTTCGTTCCTGACGCCCATATCGAACCGGGCCTGTTGCCGAAGGTACCGACGGCGGCAGTGGTGACGGCAAGCTATGCACCGGATTTCGAGCGTTGCCGGCTGTTGTGCGAGACCCTTGACCGGCATGTCTCGGGTGCCGCACACCATTACATCCTGGTCGAACATCGCGACGTGGCACTTTTCCGTCAGCTGGAGACAGACCGGCGCACGATCGTCGACGAGCGCGACCTGCTGCCGCGCTGGCTGCACGCATTCGACGATCCGCTCAGCCTGTTTCGCCGGCGTGTCTGGCTCAGCCTGAAGACACAGCCGCTGCGCGGCTGGCACGTGCAGCAGCTGCGCCGTATCGCCATCGCAGCGCACGCCCGGGAAGACGTTCTGGTCTTTTGCGATTCCGACGTTGCTTTCGTGAAGGCGTTCGACTGCGCCGCCTTCTGGCGCGACGGCGAGGCACGTCTGTTCCGCCGCGACGGCGTGCTTGCGCAGGAGGGGCATGACGAGCACCGCATCTGGTCGAGCAATGCCGGCTCGGCGCTTGGCATCGACCCGTCCCGGACGTCGGTCCACGATTACATCTCGACGCTGATCGCCTGGCGCCGCGACACCGTGCTTGCCATGTGCGGACAGATCGAGAAGGTCCATGGCCGCGACTGGGTCGAGGCGATCGGTCAGGCGCGCCGATTCTCCGAATGTATGATCTATGGCCGCTATGTCGACGATCTGCTCGATGGAGCCGGTCACTTCCATGGTTCGGAGGAATTCTGCCGCGTCCACTGGACGGGTGAGGCGCTATCGGACGACGAGTTCCGCCACTTCGTTGCTGGTATGGCGCCGGAGCAGGTGGCGATCGGCATGCAATCCTTCATAGGCACCGATATCGGCCGTATCCGCCGCCTGATCGGGCTTCAATCCTCGTAG
- a CDS encoding O-antigen ligase family protein, with amino-acid sequence MSSIVSPRKTERAPLSDAFTRDGVATAIAALLFTIIMVSFRPFQPGGAELTGDGGDIVNQLGFGALGGISIFSLMAFADPRVVRSLLSPSWVLMLGFFFLSVVLATDPPSAMRAASFTMIGILTMATILVLPRDAEAISKVIIFTAVVVMGLSYLGLIVFPHEALHTADSQEPEHAGLWRGVFTHKNIAGPIMACFSFAGLYLYRRGQHWWGAGIFCAAMIFMLHTGSKTTAGLVPFSILIVVLPSLMGMRLGTPILFALAIIATAVGTLGIVFLPPVKHLAAIYFPDMTYTGRTTLWEFAGSMLAKKPWTGYGYESFWGTPLLLNQDQPFDRPWDIRTIVHGHDGYLDIAVLMGIPALCVAVYTFLIAPLRDYMRIPLRRENIFLGDFFMMVVLFTALNAFLESFFFHRGDPVWLFFVLGVLGLRQVSLRPIAVRGSDRDSRSSRSA; translated from the coding sequence ATGAGCAGTATCGTCAGCCCGAGAAAAACTGAGCGCGCCCCGCTCAGCGACGCATTCACGCGCGACGGCGTGGCGACCGCCATTGCCGCACTTCTGTTCACCATCATCATGGTGTCCTTCCGGCCGTTCCAGCCAGGCGGCGCCGAACTCACGGGCGACGGCGGCGACATCGTCAACCAGCTCGGCTTCGGCGCGCTCGGCGGCATTTCGATCTTCTCGCTGATGGCCTTTGCCGATCCGCGCGTCGTGCGCTCGCTGCTCAGCCCGTCCTGGGTGCTGATGCTGGGTTTCTTTTTCCTGTCGGTGGTGCTGGCGACCGATCCGCCCTCGGCCATGCGCGCCGCCTCCTTCACCATGATCGGCATCCTGACCATGGCAACGATCCTGGTGCTGCCGCGCGATGCCGAAGCCATCTCCAAGGTCATCATCTTCACCGCCGTCGTGGTCATGGGCCTTTCCTACCTCGGCCTCATCGTGTTTCCACATGAGGCGCTGCACACGGCCGATTCCCAAGAGCCCGAACATGCGGGCCTGTGGCGCGGCGTTTTCACCCACAAGAACATCGCCGGCCCGATCATGGCCTGCTTCAGCTTCGCCGGTCTTTATCTCTACCGGCGTGGGCAACACTGGTGGGGCGCGGGAATCTTCTGCGCGGCGATGATCTTCATGCTGCACACAGGCTCCAAGACGACCGCCGGCCTGGTGCCGTTCTCGATCCTGATCGTGGTGCTGCCGAGCCTCATGGGCATGCGGCTCGGCACGCCGATCCTGTTTGCTCTGGCAATCATCGCCACGGCGGTCGGCACGCTGGGCATCGTCTTCCTGCCGCCGGTGAAGCATCTGGCGGCGATCTATTTCCCCGACATGACCTATACCGGCCGCACGACGCTGTGGGAGTTCGCTGGCTCGATGCTGGCAAAGAAACCGTGGACCGGCTACGGTTATGAAAGCTTCTGGGGCACGCCGCTGCTGCTCAACCAGGACCAGCCCTTCGACCGGCCCTGGGACATCCGGACCATCGTGCACGGCCATGACGGGTATCTCGACATAGCCGTGCTGATGGGCATTCCGGCCCTTTGCGTGGCGGTCTACACCTTCCTCATCGCGCCGCTGCGCGACTACATGCGTATCCCGCTGCGCCGAGAAAATATCTTTCTCGGCGACTTCTTCATGATGGTGGTGCTGTTCACCGCACTCAACGCTTTCCTCGAAAGCTTCTTCTTCCATCGCGGCGATCCGGTCTGGCTGTTCTTCGTGCTCGGCGTGCTTGGCCTGAGACAAGTGTCGCTGCGGCCGATCGCGGTGCGTGGCTCCGATCGCGATTCGCGATCTTCCCGCTCGGCCTGA
- the folD gene encoding bifunctional methylenetetrahydrofolate dehydrogenase/methenyltetrahydrofolate cyclohydrolase FolD, translating to MAEVIDGKSVAADVVQTVKALTAELVAKGKAQPGLAVVIVGEDPASQVYVASKSRTAKECGFHSLQHTLPAETSEEALLKIIADLNADPAINGILVQLPLPAHIDAGKIIQAIAPEKDVDGFNFINVGKLGTGELDTAFVPCTPAGSMLLIERVRGKDLSGLAVVVVGRSNIVGKPIANLLLAANCTVTIAHSRTKDLPALARTADILVAAVGRPEMIRGDWVKPGATVIDVGINRIPAPEKGEGKSRLVGDVACAEAAKVAGAITPVPGGVGPMTIAMLMANTLASAYLAAGLKRPSF from the coding sequence ATGGCCGAAGTGATTGACGGAAAAAGCGTTGCCGCCGATGTGGTGCAGACGGTCAAGGCGCTGACCGCCGAACTGGTCGCCAAGGGCAAGGCCCAGCCTGGCCTCGCTGTCGTCATTGTCGGCGAGGATCCGGCAAGCCAGGTCTATGTTGCTTCCAAGTCCCGTACCGCCAAGGAATGCGGCTTTCACTCGCTCCAGCATACGCTGCCGGCCGAAACCTCTGAGGAAGCGTTGCTCAAGATCATCGCCGACCTCAACGCCGATCCGGCCATCAACGGCATACTGGTGCAGCTGCCGCTGCCTGCCCATATCGACGCCGGCAAGATCATCCAGGCCATCGCGCCTGAGAAGGATGTCGACGGCTTCAATTTCATCAATGTCGGTAAGCTCGGCACCGGCGAACTCGACACCGCCTTCGTTCCCTGCACGCCCGCCGGCTCGATGCTTCTGATCGAGCGCGTGCGCGGCAAGGACCTGTCCGGCCTCGCCGTGGTCGTTGTCGGCCGCTCCAACATCGTCGGCAAGCCGATAGCCAATCTGCTGCTTGCCGCCAACTGCACCGTCACCATCGCCCACAGCCGCACAAAGGATCTGCCGGCGCTTGCCCGCACCGCCGACATTCTTGTCGCCGCCGTCGGCCGGCCGGAAATGATCAGGGGGGATTGGGTCAAGCCCGGCGCCACCGTCATCGATGTCGGCATCAACCGCATTCCCGCACCTGAGAAGGGTGAGGGCAAGTCGCGCCTCGTCGGCGATGTCGCCTGTGCCGAGGCGGCCAAGGTCGCCGGGGCCATCACGCCGGTGCCAGGCGGTGTCGGCCCGATGACCATTGCCATGCTGATGGCCAATACGTTAGCTTCCGCCTACCTTGCGGCCGGATTGAAACGGCCCTCCTTCTGA
- a CDS encoding GumC family protein yields MVDRENREDWRRERSLLALGQAMRGEDDTDPSLVSIGDRADPSWREDAATRHRLARSRREARANPTPSAAVETERFRADEQPEAAAQEDVWRSQEGAGTGDLPPAIPRASTVPEEPSAGVRSHETSGSGHEGEANPSFGGRGDDQQWKPLIDPMQVVRGIARSKLLIITTTLIGAGLGIAIALSTPKKYEATAELIVDPRDLKLTDRDLTQNVVASDATLAIVENQVRVLTSGTVLNKVVDKLNLVNDPEFNGQGSGGLGIRSLIHSILSRQDGPDGVDQVRRRALAVGNLAESLSVERGGKTFVITVSAITQNGEKSALIANTMTDVFLQTFGQIQSDTAGRATDELTARLEDLRKGVEAAERKVEDFRASHDLVDAQGHLISDDEMLKLNEQLSVARARTLELNARAASARSIDVNSVLSGTLPEEINSNTMSDLRSQYATLKQEADRAAIRLGPRHPELQAINAQIAGARDRIAGELRRIASSLQVDLKRAVQLEQDLSSRLAQLKVRSGDVNNDLVSMRELEREASAKRSVYEQYLLRAKETGEQKDINTANMNVISKAFAPLEAKGPSRALMALAGLLLGFASGVGLGAMRGAYESLRETATSRSRRDREAPLEEQAYRAAPPPAPPMPAAPVPPAPPPPPAPPPPAAQAEAAPVERPGRISALMAKLRNAVSRKPSAEADDASEFAAFGENVRPADAAMPSGFPNSESVFMPRPSDYSRPPFQPGFDATYSQPMGPPSRSPLMPPLPVYPAPPPYPHAQQAGHPQPWQTQPPAGSPYAQAPYAGHMPYPPQAAAPQPPAYAAPPSPEPDHQVQESAEQAPIEEIRASLREFREAVRELTESRARRRYF; encoded by the coding sequence ATGGTCGACAGGGAAAACCGTGAAGACTGGAGGCGCGAGCGTTCCTTGCTGGCGCTCGGCCAGGCCATGCGCGGTGAGGATGACACGGACCCGTCATTGGTCTCTATAGGCGATCGGGCAGATCCGTCATGGCGCGAGGATGCCGCCACGCGCCATCGCCTGGCCCGTTCGCGGCGTGAGGCGCGGGCGAACCCGACGCCGTCCGCCGCCGTCGAAACAGAGCGCTTCCGGGCGGACGAGCAGCCCGAAGCGGCCGCACAGGAGGACGTCTGGCGCTCGCAGGAGGGCGCCGGCACCGGCGATTTGCCGCCGGCGATACCGCGCGCAAGCACGGTCCCTGAAGAGCCTTCCGCCGGCGTTCGCTCTCATGAGACATCCGGATCCGGCCATGAGGGTGAGGCCAATCCCTCCTTTGGCGGTCGTGGTGACGACCAGCAATGGAAGCCGTTGATCGATCCGATGCAGGTGGTGCGCGGCATTGCCAGGTCGAAGCTGCTGATCATCACGACCACCCTGATCGGTGCCGGGCTCGGCATAGCGATCGCGCTGTCGACGCCGAAGAAATATGAAGCCACCGCTGAACTGATCGTCGATCCGCGCGACCTCAAGCTCACCGACCGTGACCTTACCCAGAATGTCGTCGCTTCCGACGCCACGCTCGCCATCGTTGAAAACCAGGTCCGGGTGCTGACCTCGGGCACGGTTCTGAACAAGGTCGTCGACAAGCTCAATCTCGTCAACGATCCGGAGTTCAACGGTCAAGGCTCCGGCGGCCTCGGCATCAGGTCGCTGATCCATTCGATCCTGTCACGCCAGGATGGGCCGGACGGTGTCGATCAAGTCCGCCGGCGTGCGCTCGCGGTCGGCAATCTGGCCGAAAGCCTCTCGGTCGAGCGCGGCGGTAAGACCTTCGTCATCACCGTCAGCGCAATCACGCAGAATGGCGAGAAATCGGCCCTCATCGCCAACACGATGACGGATGTGTTTCTGCAGACCTTCGGTCAGATTCAGTCGGATACGGCCGGCCGCGCGACCGACGAACTGACGGCAAGGCTCGAGGACCTGCGCAAGGGCGTCGAAGCGGCCGAGCGCAAGGTCGAGGATTTCAGGGCCTCGCATGATCTTGTCGATGCCCAAGGCCATCTGATCAGCGACGACGAGATGCTGAAGCTCAACGAGCAGCTCTCGGTCGCTCGCGCCCGGACACTGGAATTGAATGCGAGGGCGGCCTCGGCGCGTTCGATTGACGTCAATTCGGTTCTCTCCGGCACCTTGCCGGAAGAGATCAACTCCAACACGATGAGCGATCTGCGCTCGCAATACGCGACGCTCAAGCAGGAGGCCGACCGTGCCGCCATCCGGCTCGGCCCGCGCCATCCTGAACTGCAGGCGATCAATGCACAGATCGCCGGCGCGCGCGACCGTATCGCCGGTGAGTTGCGTCGCATCGCGTCCTCGCTGCAGGTCGATCTGAAACGCGCCGTCCAGCTCGAACAGGATCTTTCCTCCCGCCTTGCCCAGCTCAAGGTGCGCAGCGGCGACGTCAACAATGATTTGGTGTCGATGCGCGAACTGGAGCGTGAGGCCTCTGCCAAGCGCTCCGTCTACGAACAATATCTGCTGCGCGCCAAGGAGACCGGCGAGCAAAAGGACATCAACACCGCCAACATGAATGTGATCTCCAAGGCTTTTGCGCCGCTCGAAGCGAAAGGCCCGTCTCGCGCCTTGATGGCCCTTGCCGGCCTGCTGCTTGGCTTTGCCTCTGGCGTTGGCCTTGGCGCCATGCGTGGCGCCTATGAAAGCTTGCGCGAGACCGCGACATCGCGTTCGCGCCGCGACCGCGAGGCGCCTCTCGAGGAGCAGGCGTACCGGGCTGCGCCACCACCGGCGCCGCCTATGCCGGCAGCGCCAGTGCCCCCGGCGCCACCCCCACCGCCTGCACCACCACCGCCCGCTGCCCAGGCCGAAGCCGCGCCTGTCGAACGGCCGGGGCGGATCAGCGCCCTCATGGCGAAGCTGCGCAACGCCGTGTCCCGCAAGCCATCCGCCGAAGCGGATGACGCCAGCGAGTTCGCCGCCTTTGGTGAAAACGTGCGGCCGGCGGATGCTGCCATGCCCTCCGGCTTCCCGAACTCGGAGTCCGTCTTCATGCCCCGGCCGTCGGACTATTCGCGGCCGCCTTTCCAGCCGGGCTTCGATGCCACCTATTCCCAGCCGATGGGTCCGCCCTCGCGGTCGCCCCTGATGCCGCCGCTGCCGGTCTATCCGGCGCCGCCGCCCTATCCCCATGCACAGCAGGCAGGCCATCCCCAGCCGTGGCAGACGCAGCCGCCGGCAGGCAGCCCCTATGCCCAGGCCCCCTATGCCGGGCATATGCCGTACCCGCCACAGGCCGCTGCGCCGCAGCCACCTGCCTATGCAGCCCCGCCATCGCCGGAACCTGATCACCAGGTCCAGGAAAGCGCCGAACAGGCGCCCATCGAGGAAATTCGCGCCAGCCTGCGCGAATTCCGCGAAGCGGTCCGCGAACTCACCGAGAGCCGCGCCCGCCGCCGCTATTTCTGA
- a CDS encoding WecB/TagA/CpsF family glycosyltransferase, which produces MNMHTARAAFGLDSLKTILGISVLAIRWDDAIALLNRLIAERRFTKVSFLNAHNANIAYSDPVFAEALDDFLILPDGIGVDLAAKLLYGAPFPDNLNGTDFVPAFLQASTRPLTVGLLGATRVNAEAASVKLAALAVQHNFVVIHDGYFSAAQEQEIIGRIAALRPDMLLVAMGVPRQELWIARHIDERHCTLPVAVGALLDFLSGSVPRAPLWMRRLRLEWLFRLAVEPGRLWRRYVVGNPVFLWRAVKQRLSRGSEAGGDLR; this is translated from the coding sequence ATGAACATGCACACCGCCCGCGCCGCGTTCGGGCTCGACAGCCTGAAGACGATCCTCGGCATCTCGGTGCTCGCCATCCGCTGGGACGATGCGATCGCGCTGCTGAACCGGCTCATCGCCGAGCGGCGCTTCACCAAGGTCAGTTTCCTCAACGCGCACAATGCCAACATCGCATATTCAGACCCGGTCTTCGCCGAGGCGCTCGACGATTTCCTCATCCTGCCGGACGGTATCGGCGTCGATCTCGCGGCGAAACTTCTGTATGGCGCGCCATTTCCCGACAATCTCAACGGCACCGATTTCGTGCCGGCCTTCCTGCAGGCCTCGACGAGGCCGTTGACAGTCGGGCTGCTCGGCGCAACGCGTGTCAACGCCGAGGCGGCGTCGGTCAAGCTGGCGGCACTTGCCGTGCAGCACAATTTCGTCGTCATTCATGATGGCTATTTCTCAGCCGCGCAGGAACAGGAGATCATCGGCCGGATCGCAGCGTTGCGGCCCGATATGCTGCTGGTCGCCATGGGCGTGCCGCGCCAGGAACTGTGGATCGCACGCCACATCGACGAGCGCCACTGCACCTTGCCGGTGGCTGTCGGCGCGCTGCTCGATTTCCTGAGCGGCTCGGTGCCGCGCGCGCCATTGTGGATGCGGCGCCTGCGGCTGGAATGGCTGTTCCGGCTGGCGGTCGAGCCGGGCCGGCTCTGGCGCCGCTACGTGGTTGGCAATCCTGTGTTCCTGTGGCGGGCCGTCAAGCAGAGATTGTCGCGTGGCTCCGAAGCGGGCGGAGATCTCCGTTGA
- a CDS encoding glycosyltransferase family 2 protein — translation MILLPSDGSVSIAGRSPRLDVEAVEAVVTLPTFKRPEQVLETLASLSAQRTGRRFAVIVMENEAEAREGARAVLPLFERDEIPGMVIIAHQRGNCSAYNAGWQTALLHFPNFRHLLVIDDDEIADPQWLERMCSAAETLGADLVGGPQVPVFADPAHAQWAGHPVFAPPYRETGRVPALYSSGNLLVGRNVLIAMGPPFLDLKFNFMGGGDSDFLSRSAQKGFVLGWCAEATVQETVPARRVEADWIRARSLRNGVISTLVEKKKRAGTPFAGAKVFAKSLALLAASPFRGLIRLVRTGSPAIAIYPVHVALGRVMAEFGYTNEQYRQPEKN, via the coding sequence ATGATCCTTTTGCCATCGGATGGTTCGGTATCGATCGCTGGACGGTCTCCCCGGCTTGACGTGGAGGCTGTCGAAGCGGTCGTCACCTTGCCGACGTTCAAGCGACCCGAACAAGTTCTGGAAACACTGGCATCGCTCAGCGCGCAGCGGACCGGCCGGCGCTTTGCCGTCATCGTCATGGAAAACGAAGCCGAGGCGCGTGAAGGCGCCAGGGCGGTGTTGCCGCTGTTCGAGCGCGACGAGATACCGGGTATGGTCATCATCGCCCATCAGCGTGGCAATTGCAGCGCCTACAATGCCGGCTGGCAGACAGCACTCCTGCACTTCCCGAACTTCAGGCATCTGCTGGTCATCGACGACGACGAGATCGCCGACCCGCAATGGCTGGAGCGGATGTGCTCGGCTGCCGAAACACTCGGCGCCGATCTCGTCGGAGGCCCGCAGGTGCCGGTCTTTGCCGATCCCGCCCATGCGCAATGGGCAGGACATCCCGTCTTTGCGCCGCCCTACCGGGAGACGGGACGCGTGCCCGCGCTCTATTCGTCCGGCAATCTTCTGGTTGGACGCAATGTGCTGATCGCCATGGGGCCACCTTTCCTCGATCTCAAATTCAATTTCATGGGCGGCGGCGATTCCGACTTTCTCAGCCGCTCGGCGCAGAAGGGCTTTGTGCTCGGCTGGTGTGCCGAGGCCACGGTGCAAGAGACCGTTCCGGCCCGGCGTGTCGAAGCCGACTGGATCCGGGCTCGCAGCCTGCGCAACGGCGTGATCTCGACACTGGTCGAGAAGAAGAAGCGTGCTGGCACGCCATTCGCCGGTGCCAAGGTGTTCGCAAAGAGCCTGGCTCTGCTTGCCGCCTCGCCGTTTCGCGGCCTGATCCGGCTCGTGCGGACCGGATCGCCGGCGATCGCCATCTATCCCGTCCATGTGGCGCTGGGCCGCGTGATGGCCGAATTCGGATATACCAATGAGCAGTATCGTCAGCCCGAGAAAAACTGA
- a CDS encoding lipopolysaccharide biosynthesis protein, with protein MTEARGIPQRRTFARIGTFVAERRGLVRDYFSAISGAGGRLVFSLAYFIALANTLSISEFGMFATASAAGVMLSRILAFGFISALYRTATIRPNLIGTFTAGFLLLGIISLPLLAAASFGVYLIFFAGTVPLSVFSAIVFAEALLWRPVEVALIVNNGLGKFGRAAVLAILATALRALGAVLFMLWAQHSIWVWSWFYIGANAASLLLAFGWFYPRQRLRLRIELYLRRLLDSIYVAGAEVLFYLQSEFDKLLVLAIGGPHLAGIYAIIMRLVDLTAIPIRTFSMMLVQRMMRAPDLLSRLTVKSGIEGGVFAVSTAALLALGIVLHFFPNALGKNVSEAAPLVALAICVPGLRNLVEYQAELLFARGQTLVRAINLGLLAGLKGLLLTYVLTSITDTSTLVLSLNVVFLLLYLASMLLTYSAMRKPAKPI; from the coding sequence ATGACCGAAGCTCGCGGCATACCGCAAAGGCGGACTTTCGCCCGGATCGGCACTTTCGTGGCCGAGCGACGGGGGCTGGTTCGCGACTATTTTTCGGCGATCAGCGGCGCCGGCGGGCGACTGGTGTTTTCGCTGGCCTATTTCATCGCGCTCGCCAACACGCTGTCCATCTCGGAGTTCGGTATGTTCGCCACCGCTTCGGCGGCCGGCGTGATGCTGTCGCGGATCCTGGCTTTTGGTTTCATCTCGGCGCTCTATCGCACCGCCACCATTCGCCCCAATCTGATCGGCACCTTCACCGCCGGCTTCCTGCTGCTCGGCATCATTTCCCTGCCGTTGCTGGCCGCGGCCTCGTTCGGCGTCTACCTGATCTTCTTTGCCGGCACCGTACCGCTGTCGGTATTTTCGGCAATCGTCTTCGCCGAGGCGCTGTTGTGGCGGCCGGTTGAGGTCGCCCTGATCGTCAACAACGGGCTGGGCAAGTTCGGCCGTGCCGCCGTGCTGGCGATCCTGGCGACAGCGCTGCGCGCGCTTGGTGCTGTGCTGTTCATGCTCTGGGCACAGCACAGCATCTGGGTGTGGTCGTGGTTCTATATCGGCGCCAACGCAGCCTCGCTGCTTTTGGCTTTCGGCTGGTTCTATCCCCGCCAAAGACTACGGCTGCGTATCGAGCTCTATCTCAGGCGGCTTCTCGATTCGATCTATGTCGCCGGTGCCGAGGTGTTGTTCTATCTGCAATCGGAGTTCGACAAGCTGCTGGTGCTGGCGATCGGCGGCCCGCATTTGGCTGGCATCTATGCCATCATCATGCGGCTGGTTGACCTCACCGCAATCCCCATCCGCACCTTCTCCATGATGCTGGTGCAACGCATGATGCGCGCGCCGGACCTGTTGTCGCGCTTGACGGTAAAAAGCGGCATTGAGGGCGGCGTGTTTGCTGTCTCGACGGCGGCGCTGCTGGCGCTTGGCATCGTGCTGCATTTCTTCCCCAACGCGCTCGGCAAGAATGTCTCCGAGGCAGCTCCTCTGGTGGCGCTGGCGATCTGCGTTCCAGGTTTGCGCAACCTGGTCGAATACCAGGCCGAGCTGCTGTTCGCGCGCGGGCAGACGTTGGTACGCGCCATCAATCTCGGCTTGCTTGCCGGACTGAAAGGGCTGCTGCTGACCTATGTGCTGACGTCCATCACGGACACGTCAACATTGGTTCTGTCGCTCAACGTCGTCTTCCTGCTGCTCTATCTCGCCTCGATGCTGCTGACCTATTCGGCGATGCGCAAGCCGGCCAAGCCCATCTAA